GGCCGGTGGCGATGGCAATGCCCTTTTTGGATTGGCGGGATTAGTAGTAGGGATTTGGATAGGAATATTTTTTATTAAATCAGGTTATAATTTAGGCCGAAACCAAGAAGTTTATCCTTTAGTCGGTTGGATTATGCCGCTTATCATGGTAGGGCTTTTTCTACTTCTTATTTTTCGGCCTCAATTGCCTTCAGGGGCGGTTTTCTTTAGTAGGGGGGGAGCTGGAGCTCAGCATGCTCCTATATTGATAGCATTGGTCATCGCAATGTTAATTGGATTTTTTGCCCAAAGAACCAGGTTTTGTACCGTGGCAGCCGTTCGAGATGTGATCCTTATTAAAGATACTTACCTTTTTACAGGAGTGGTGAGTCTGTTATTGGCTGCTTTGATAAGTAATCTGATATTAAAACAATTCCATCCCGGTTTCCAGGATCAACCCATTGCCCATACTAACCAATTATGGAATTTTGGAGGCATGGTTTTAGCTGGATTGTCTTTTACCTTAGCCGGAGGTTGTCCCGGCCGCCAACTCTTCCTTTCCGGGGAGGGCGATGCCGATGCCGCTGTATTTGTTCTGGGGATGATTGCGGGAGCAGGCTTTGCTCATAATTTTGCTATAGCTAGCTCCTCGGAAGGACCGGGTCTTTGGGGACCTGCTTCAGTTATTACCGGATTAATTATCTGTCTTATCATTGGAATTAGTATGAGTGATTTAGTAAAAAAGAAAAAAGAGGCATAAGCTTATGAGTGAGAAAATCGATGTCCGGGGATTTTCCTGTCCGCTTCCGGTAGTAACGGTTAGAAACAAACTGTTGGAGATAAAAAAAGGAATTTTAGAGGTTTTAATAGATACCGGAACGGCTAAAGATAATATTACTCGGATGGCTGAAAATGCAGACTGGAAAGTAGAAGCAAAGGAAGAGGGTGGAGAATATTTACTTACCATTTCCAAATAGAAAAAATGAGTTTGAAAGGGAAAATTATGATTTATTTCGATAATGCAGCTACCTCTTATCCCAAACCTAAAGAGGTAAGCGAGGCGATGCTTCATTTTTTGGAAAAAGTCGGTGCCAGCCCCGGGCGTTCCGGTCATCGGCTTTCTATAGAGGCTGGGCGTATTATTTATCG
This region of Candidatus Atribacteria bacterium genomic DNA includes:
- a CDS encoding YedE-related selenium metabolism membrane protein, whose amino-acid sequence is MLKKFFCSRKNIIFTGIFIGISAAFLQKLGNPANMGICVACMLRDIAGALGFHRAAAVQYIRPEIIGFVLGSLIAALIFKEFKPRAGSSPLIRFVLGFLAMIGALVFLGCPWRTLLRLAGGDGNALFGLAGLVVGIWIGIFFIKSGYNLGRNQEVYPLVGWIMPLIMVGLFLLLIFRPQLPSGAVFFSRGGAGAQHAPILIALVIAMLIGFFAQRTRFCTVAAVRDVILIKDTYLFTGVVSLLLAALISNLILKQFHPGFQDQPIAHTNQLWNFGGMVLAGLSFTLAGGCPGRQLFLSGEGDADAAVFVLGMIAGAGFAHNFAIASSSEGPGLWGPASVITGLIICLIIGISMSDLVKKKKEA